A single region of the Elizabethkingia sp. JS20170427COW genome encodes:
- a CDS encoding FAD-binding oxidoreductase, which produces MKKNYIKKISNWGLFPEVEATERSEDIEKNIREYILQSREVIARGNGRCYGDASLAENIFSTKRLNKFLKFDRINGILECESGVLLSEILELGVPQGFFLYVTPGTKYITVGGAIASNVHGKNHHLEGCFGDHLLSFRMMTERGEILKCSREENSDLFWATIGGMGLTGVILSAEIELKKIETAYIKQEVIKAENLEEIFQLFEESEDWTYTVAWIDCLQKGKNMGRSLMMRGEHALKSDLPAKIQQPLKLKQSLKPTVPFYFPSFVLNTWSVKIFNWLYFHKQRAKMIKNLIPYEPFFYPLDVVNEWNKIYGKKGFIQYQMVIPKEQGYEGMKEILEVISKSGEGSFLAVLKLFGDENPQAYNSFPMRGYTLALDFKVNKKLPQLVAKLDEVVEKYHGRIYRTKDSMSKPSLTNYLKNINSTKFISLQQKRIKKL; this is translated from the coding sequence ATGAAGAAAAATTATATAAAAAAAATATCAAATTGGGGGTTATTTCCAGAAGTGGAAGCAACAGAACGTTCCGAAGATATTGAAAAAAACATCCGAGAATATATCCTTCAATCTAGAGAAGTTATAGCCCGTGGAAATGGGAGATGTTATGGAGATGCTTCCTTGGCAGAAAATATATTTTCAACCAAAAGACTTAATAAATTTTTAAAATTCGATAGGATAAATGGTATTTTGGAATGTGAATCTGGTGTACTGCTTTCTGAAATACTAGAATTAGGAGTTCCCCAAGGTTTCTTTTTATACGTAACACCAGGAACCAAATATATCACAGTGGGAGGAGCAATCGCCTCCAATGTTCATGGTAAAAATCATCATTTAGAAGGTTGTTTTGGAGATCACCTTTTGAGTTTTAGAATGATGACGGAAAGAGGAGAAATCCTAAAATGCTCTCGCGAGGAAAACTCAGATTTATTTTGGGCAACTATTGGAGGAATGGGGCTTACAGGGGTAATTCTTTCTGCCGAAATAGAACTAAAAAAGATAGAAACAGCTTACATTAAGCAAGAAGTTATTAAAGCTGAAAACTTAGAGGAAATCTTTCAACTTTTTGAAGAAAGTGAAGACTGGACCTATACTGTAGCATGGATAGACTGCCTACAGAAAGGGAAAAATATGGGAAGAAGCCTTATGATGAGAGGAGAACATGCTCTTAAAAGCGACCTTCCTGCTAAAATTCAACAGCCTTTAAAGCTGAAACAAAGCCTTAAACCTACAGTTCCTTTTTATTTCCCAAGTTTTGTTTTGAACACTTGGTCTGTGAAGATTTTCAACTGGCTATACTTCCATAAGCAAAGGGCTAAAATGATTAAAAACCTTATTCCTTATGAGCCATTTTTCTATCCATTGGATGTGGTGAATGAATGGAATAAAATTTACGGTAAAAAAGGCTTTATCCAATACCAAATGGTAATCCCTAAAGAACAAGGTTACGAGGGGATGAAGGAAATTTTAGAAGTTATTTCTAAAAGTGGAGAAGGCTCCTTTTTAGCGGTATTAAAACTTTTTGGTGATGAGAATCCACAGGCGTATAATTCCTTTCCCATGAGAGGCTATACTTTAGCATTAGATTTTAAAGTCAATAAGAAATTACCGCAATTGGTAGCAAAATTAGATGAGGTGGTGGAAAAATACCATGGTAGGATCTATCGTACTAAAGATAGTATGAGTAAGCCTTCTCTTACCAATTATTTAAAGAATATCAATTCCACCAAGTTTATTTCCCTTCAACAAAAAAGAATTAAAAAGTTATGA
- a CDS encoding decaprenyl-phosphate phosphoribosyltransferase, translated as MKKYLKLLRVEQWVKNFFVFLPLFFSGKILDQNLFLLSIVAFVLFSLTASSIYIINDYSDIEQDQKHPEKCKRPLASGAIKKPTAVVILVALLISIVVAIGVVQSFNSLPMWKFAVIIGTYFVMNLCYTFKLKHVAIVDICIIAIGFVLRVLAGGYMTGIPISQWAILLTFVLALVLAIGKRRGELINAQISGKTRKALDGYNVQFADIALSISCALAIVCYLMFTLSPEVQTKFHPRVFYTVIFVVFAFLRYLQQTLVYNKTESPTKIVYKDHYIQVTLVLWLISFLLQIYFK; from the coding sequence ATGAAAAAATATTTAAAACTACTTAGGGTAGAGCAATGGGTAAAGAATTTTTTTGTTTTTTTACCTCTTTTCTTTTCTGGGAAAATATTAGACCAGAATTTATTTTTACTCAGTATCGTTGCCTTTGTTCTCTTTTCTTTAACGGCGAGTAGCATTTATATTATCAATGATTATTCGGACATAGAGCAAGATCAAAAACACCCTGAAAAATGTAAGAGACCTTTGGCTAGCGGAGCGATTAAAAAGCCTACTGCAGTTGTCATTTTGGTTGCCTTACTTATTTCTATAGTAGTGGCTATAGGTGTAGTCCAAAGTTTTAATAGTCTCCCGATGTGGAAGTTCGCGGTGATTATTGGGACGTATTTTGTCATGAATTTATGCTATACTTTCAAGCTAAAGCATGTAGCAATTGTAGACATTTGTATTATTGCTATTGGATTTGTGTTGAGGGTTCTTGCAGGAGGGTATATGACGGGGATTCCTATTTCCCAATGGGCAATTTTACTTACTTTTGTTTTGGCCTTGGTTTTAGCAATAGGCAAGAGAAGGGGGGAGTTAATCAATGCGCAAATTAGTGGGAAAACCAGAAAGGCATTAGATGGCTATAATGTTCAATTTGCAGATATTGCACTTTCTATAAGCTGTGCTTTGGCAATCGTTTGCTATTTGATGTTTACCCTTTCGCCAGAAGTACAAACCAAGTTTCACCCAAGAGTATTTTATACTGTTATCTTTGTAGTCTTCGCGTTTTTACGCTATTTACAACAGACATTAGTCTATAATAAAACCGAATCGCCCACCAAAATTGTATATAAAGATCATTATATTCAGGTAACTTTGGTCTTATGGCTGATTTCCTTCTTACTACAAATCTATTTTAAATAA
- a CDS encoding OmpA family protein, protein MKFINKYSVAALFLSGSLVLTSCEAVQNANNTQKGVAIGTAGGAVLGGILGNNIGKGGNGALGAVLGGIIGGAAGGVIGNKMDKQAKEINQALPGAEVERVGEGIKVVLNENTINFDFDSSNLTSQAKNNLDKLVTVFKNNPDTNISVFGFTDSKGADAYNLKLSERRANSVISYFVANGISRNRLTAKGMGEAEPVASNDTEAGRAQNRRVEFAITANDKMVSDAQQGK, encoded by the coding sequence ATGAAATTTATCAATAAATACAGTGTAGCTGCTTTATTTTTATCAGGCTCTTTAGTTTTAACGAGCTGTGAAGCTGTTCAGAATGCAAACAACACTCAAAAAGGGGTTGCAATAGGTACAGCAGGAGGTGCGGTATTAGGAGGAATCTTAGGAAATAATATAGGTAAAGGAGGTAATGGAGCTTTAGGTGCTGTCCTTGGAGGAATTATTGGTGGTGCTGCAGGTGGCGTTATCGGTAATAAAATGGATAAACAAGCTAAAGAAATTAACCAAGCTTTACCAGGTGCTGAAGTAGAAAGAGTAGGAGAAGGTATTAAAGTGGTATTGAATGAAAATACCATTAATTTTGATTTTGATTCTTCTAATTTGACTTCTCAAGCTAAAAACAATCTAGATAAACTGGTTACTGTATTTAAAAACAACCCAGATACTAATATTAGTGTTTTTGGTTTCACCGATTCTAAAGGTGCAGATGCTTATAATTTGAAATTATCAGAAAGAAGAGCTAACTCTGTAATTAGTTATTTTGTAGCAAATGGCATCAGCAGAAATAGATTAACCGCTAAAGGAATGGGAGAAGCTGAGCCTGTTGCATCTAACGATACAGAAGCAGGTAGAGCACAAAACCGTAGAGTTGAGTTTGCAATTACAGCGAATGACAAAATGGTGAGTGACGCACAGCAAGGAAAATAA
- a CDS encoding lipocalin family protein — MKKILFTGLLGAIVATSCSTANQAQTARVDNYNLKGIWQVTSVDYDKQFKIKPFGEGMDVNCFVGSQWTLIPNNGKGNYMVSSSECPSVQRNFMFNVTKDKQFSFKVIPDGTKAKQTTAGYFMQLENQTATSFDLVQSVSDGSTPITVVYHFQKAN; from the coding sequence ATGAAAAAGATTCTATTTACAGGACTCCTAGGTGCTATAGTAGCAACTTCTTGTTCTACAGCTAATCAGGCGCAAACTGCTAGAGTTGATAATTACAACTTAAAAGGTATTTGGCAAGTAACAAGTGTGGATTACGATAAACAATTTAAGATTAAACCTTTTGGTGAAGGGATGGATGTTAATTGTTTTGTAGGAAGCCAGTGGACTTTAATTCCTAATAACGGAAAAGGAAACTATATGGTTTCTAGTTCGGAATGCCCTTCAGTACAGAGAAACTTCATGTTTAATGTAACCAAGGATAAGCAATTTTCATTTAAAGTTATTCCAGACGGCACTAAGGCTAAACAAACAACAGCAGGTTATTTTATGCAGTTGGAAAACCAAACTGCAACTTCTTTCGATTTAGTACAATCTGTAAGTGATGGATCAACACCAATTACAGTAGTATATCATTTTCAAAAAGCAAACTAA
- a CDS encoding S8 family serine peptidase, giving the protein MKKIIISALLLSTLGWYQAQENKTTEDKELETWYHQDFATSKLYGVNTQNAYRFLESKGLKANPVVVGVLDSGVQVDHPGLKANIWVNTKEIPGNGIDDDKNGYVDDIHGWNFQGGKNDDVDVDVMEVTRVVAKYKPIFEGGDSEKNKQNQAQQPEAFKEYMKAKAIYDEKAPEAQRNYLFYKELQENIPTMMALLAGRNLTEETLASLKPESLKEKQAAFILGQMINDPELKGKPAQEVEKKFSEDMAEGVKHFESQALKQYNLGYDPRSIVGDNYNDVNERFYGNNHYEGPDALHGTHVAGIVAGLPTDKNAQYGVAYKVAKIMTVRAVPDGDERDKDVANAIRYAVDNGARILNMSFGKPISPNKEKVWEAFQYAQSKGVLLVKAAGNENEDISEHIYYPTNFKSPADAQPFINNMIVVGASTNDNQHLRASFSNYNQKMVDVFAPGDKIYSTIPTNEYKYLQGTSMASPVVAGAAAVLLAYMPNLKPDQIIEALVKTVNKSTATADIPGNVNSTFNYISRSGGVIDVAKAAEYAYHHFYQAGNHKNTAPQKSKKKPVKR; this is encoded by the coding sequence ATGAAAAAAATAATCATTAGTGCATTGTTGCTTTCTACACTAGGATGGTACCAAGCACAAGAAAATAAAACGACAGAAGATAAAGAGTTAGAAACTTGGTATCATCAAGACTTTGCAACCTCCAAATTATACGGAGTAAACACTCAGAATGCTTATCGATTTTTAGAATCTAAAGGCTTAAAAGCAAATCCTGTAGTGGTAGGCGTTTTGGATAGTGGAGTTCAGGTAGATCATCCTGGTTTAAAAGCAAATATTTGGGTAAATACCAAGGAAATACCAGGAAATGGCATCGACGACGACAAAAATGGCTATGTAGATGATATCCATGGCTGGAATTTTCAAGGAGGAAAAAATGACGATGTGGACGTAGATGTAATGGAAGTTACCCGAGTAGTAGCCAAATACAAGCCTATTTTTGAAGGGGGAGATTCGGAAAAGAATAAGCAAAATCAAGCACAACAGCCAGAGGCTTTTAAAGAATATATGAAGGCCAAAGCTATTTATGATGAAAAAGCTCCCGAAGCTCAAAGAAATTATTTGTTCTATAAAGAACTACAAGAAAATATCCCAACAATGATGGCTCTTCTTGCAGGGAGAAATTTAACCGAGGAAACTTTAGCATCATTGAAGCCCGAATCATTAAAGGAAAAACAAGCAGCTTTTATTTTAGGCCAAATGATTAATGACCCTGAACTGAAAGGTAAGCCTGCCCAAGAAGTGGAAAAGAAGTTTTCTGAAGATATGGCTGAAGGAGTAAAGCATTTTGAATCTCAGGCACTGAAGCAATACAACTTGGGTTATGATCCACGTTCTATAGTTGGAGATAATTATAACGATGTTAACGAGAGATTTTATGGAAACAACCATTACGAGGGACCTGATGCTCTTCACGGAACTCACGTTGCAGGAATTGTTGCAGGACTCCCAACGGATAAAAATGCTCAATATGGAGTTGCTTACAAAGTAGCGAAAATTATGACGGTGAGAGCGGTTCCTGATGGAGATGAAAGAGATAAAGATGTTGCCAATGCCATCCGATATGCAGTAGACAATGGAGCTAGAATCTTAAATATGAGTTTTGGTAAACCTATTTCGCCTAATAAGGAAAAAGTATGGGAGGCTTTTCAATACGCACAATCTAAAGGGGTGCTTTTGGTTAAAGCTGCAGGAAATGAAAATGAGGATATTAGTGAACATATTTACTATCCAACCAATTTTAAATCTCCTGCCGATGCGCAACCATTCATCAATAATATGATTGTAGTAGGAGCAAGTACTAATGATAATCAGCATCTGCGTGCTTCATTTTCTAACTATAACCAGAAGATGGTGGATGTTTTTGCTCCTGGAGATAAAATTTATTCTACCATACCTACCAATGAGTATAAATACCTGCAAGGTACCTCTATGGCTTCTCCAGTTGTTGCAGGAGCAGCAGCGGTATTATTAGCTTATATGCCGAATCTAAAACCAGATCAGATTATTGAAGCTCTCGTGAAAACGGTTAATAAGTCTACAGCAACAGCTGATATTCCAGGAAATGTAAACAGTACTTTTAACTATATCTCTCGCTCAGGAGGGGTAATTGATGTAGCAAAAGCAGCAGAATATGCCTATCATCATTTTTACCAAGCGGGGAATCATAAGAACACCGCTCCTCAAAAATCTAAAAAGAAACCAGTAAAAAGATAA
- a CDS encoding WbqC family protein, with translation MSKVILPLFYFPNIQWFSEFLNSENHVVLEGYEIFPKQTYRNRCEIAAANGKLKLMIPIQKSSDRIYKNVKISFAEDWRKIHWRSIKTAYKNSPYFDFYEPRFEKLYTSDIQSIFEFNVKALQLILKILKSEKEFFFTENYQHEVEGRDLRKEFSTKKGNSGNLPEYYQVFSEKLGFIPNLSILDLIFNLGPEANVYLKKLTE, from the coding sequence ATGAGTAAGGTAATACTTCCCTTATTTTACTTTCCAAATATACAATGGTTTTCAGAGTTTTTAAATTCTGAAAACCATGTGGTTTTAGAGGGGTATGAGATTTTTCCGAAACAAACTTACCGCAACCGTTGCGAAATAGCTGCTGCCAATGGGAAATTAAAGCTGATGATTCCCATTCAAAAATCTTCGGATAGAATTTATAAAAACGTTAAAATTTCCTTTGCTGAAGATTGGAGAAAAATCCACTGGAGATCGATAAAAACAGCTTATAAAAATTCCCCGTATTTTGATTTTTACGAGCCTAGGTTCGAGAAGCTATACACTTCGGACATTCAATCTATTTTTGAATTTAATGTAAAAGCTCTTCAATTGATTTTAAAAATTTTGAAGTCGGAGAAAGAGTTTTTCTTTACAGAAAATTATCAACATGAAGTGGAAGGTAGAGATTTGCGAAAAGAATTTTCCACGAAGAAGGGGAACTCAGGCAATCTTCCAGAATATTATCAAGTTTTCTCAGAAAAATTAGGATTCATCCCCAATCTTTCTATCTTAGATTTGATATTCAACTTAGGCCCAGAAGCTAATGTATATCTGAAAAAATTAACCGAATAA
- the lepB gene encoding signal peptidase I: protein MNYILTYTLYVVILSILMGVTTWKLYKKMGYSPVMAFIPFYNYFIILKESKRPKWWVALSYLPIVGSIMMSVFHVFLMKKFGKKSALDKVLTVILPFIYMATVNYSSSAEVVKEEEEEEKKKESFISSIIYAVVFATVIHTFVTQPFGIPTGSMERTLLVGDFLFVNKLNYGYRFPMRPVAIPFLQGTIGGSDNPKTATKSYVDDIKLPYFRLPGWEKVERNDIVVFNYPQDSAHVATDRKDPYVKRAVGIPGDVIEMKAGKLFVNNKPEVILGDEEQQHAYILETSSEVDFNELFKRMGFISVSIIPTDTQYFAENQEKYNLSPQNSIYRLDITEERMNELRQLPNFVSAHQEIEDKGKAKIVYFDQNKTRAYIPYSIFPINKPWNEDWYGPLRIPKKGDVVKINQETLPMYQWIIGQYEGHQLENKNGKIYIDGKEAQEYTIQQDYYFMMGDNRDASLDARFFGFVPEENIVGKPMFTWLSVEGLFPDSQASFQANGKTIRWDRMFKATNTGEKNKTSYWWIAAIILVVFFGWDFWVKLFKKKQEDE from the coding sequence ATGAATTATATTTTAACCTATACCCTCTATGTTGTAATACTTTCCATCTTGATGGGAGTAACCACATGGAAGCTTTATAAAAAAATGGGATACAGTCCTGTCATGGCTTTTATTCCATTTTACAATTATTTTATTATACTAAAAGAATCTAAACGTCCTAAATGGTGGGTAGCCTTGAGCTATTTACCAATTGTTGGGTCTATTATGATGTCGGTTTTCCATGTTTTCTTAATGAAGAAATTTGGAAAAAAATCGGCTCTTGATAAAGTATTAACAGTGATTCTTCCTTTTATCTATATGGCAACTGTTAATTATAGTAGCAGTGCCGAAGTTGTGAAAGAAGAGGAGGAAGAAGAAAAAAAGAAAGAAAGCTTTATCAGCTCTATTATCTATGCTGTAGTTTTTGCAACGGTTATCCACACCTTTGTTACTCAGCCTTTCGGGATTCCTACAGGATCTATGGAAAGGACATTGTTGGTAGGTGATTTCTTATTTGTAAATAAACTGAATTATGGATACAGATTCCCAATGCGCCCAGTGGCTATTCCGTTTTTACAAGGAACTATTGGGGGAAGTGATAATCCTAAAACCGCTACCAAATCTTATGTGGACGATATTAAACTTCCGTATTTTAGATTACCAGGTTGGGAAAAGGTAGAGAGAAATGATATTGTTGTTTTCAACTATCCTCAAGATTCTGCCCATGTAGCGACTGATAGAAAGGACCCTTATGTAAAAAGAGCAGTAGGTATTCCTGGTGATGTCATTGAAATGAAAGCAGGTAAGCTTTTCGTAAATAATAAGCCTGAGGTAATTTTAGGAGACGAAGAGCAACAACACGCCTATATTTTGGAAACAAGCTCAGAGGTAGATTTTAATGAGCTATTTAAAAGAATGGGCTTTATTTCAGTAAGTATTATTCCAACGGATACTCAGTATTTTGCTGAAAATCAAGAAAAATACAACCTCTCTCCTCAAAATTCCATCTATCGATTGGATATTACCGAAGAGAGAATGAATGAGCTAAGACAGCTTCCTAACTTTGTTTCTGCTCATCAAGAGATAGAGGATAAAGGAAAAGCAAAAATCGTTTATTTCGATCAAAATAAAACCCGTGCTTACATTCCGTATTCCATATTCCCAATTAATAAACCGTGGAATGAAGACTGGTATGGACCATTAAGAATCCCGAAAAAAGGAGATGTTGTAAAGATAAATCAAGAAACACTACCTATGTATCAATGGATTATTGGGCAGTATGAAGGTCACCAACTTGAAAATAAAAATGGTAAAATCTATATTGATGGTAAAGAAGCACAGGAATATACCATTCAACAAGATTACTATTTTATGATGGGAGACAATAGAGATGCTTCTTTGGATGCTCGTTTCTTTGGTTTTGTTCCAGAAGAAAATATCGTGGGAAAACCAATGTTCACTTGGCTAAGTGTAGAAGGTCTCTTCCCAGATAGCCAAGCAAGCTTCCAGGCAAATGGAAAAACAATCCGTTGGGATAGGATGTTTAAAGCAACCAATACTGGAGAGAAAAATAAAACTTCTTATTGGTGGATTGCGGCGATAATCCTAGTTGTCTTTTTCGGATGGGATTTCTGGGTAAAATTATTTAAAAAGAAACAAGAAGATGAGTAA
- the dapB gene encoding 4-hydroxy-tetrahydrodipicolinate reductase, with product MNQKPNQQHQVWHYVLNFNKKQDINMKIALVGYGKMGKIIDEIAQSRGHEVVARLNETPNQENLKDADVVIEFSNPEAAYQNIQNCLNLSIPVICGTTGWLEHKPAVEALAKEKSTGFIYASNFSLGVNLFFALNKKLAQMMKGFPEYAVQLEEIHHVHKLDAPSGTAITIAEGVIENSDFQSWKLEETQGSTLGIRSIREGEVPGTHSVHYTSTVDEIEIKHTAFNRKGFALGAVIAAEWIVGKAGVFEMNDVLGL from the coding sequence ATCAATCAGAAACCAAACCAGCAACACCAGGTTTGGCATTACGTTTTAAATTTTAATAAAAAACAAGATATAAACATGAAAATTGCACTAGTAGGATATGGAAAAATGGGTAAGATTATCGATGAAATTGCCCAAAGCCGAGGACATGAGGTAGTAGCAAGACTTAATGAAACTCCTAATCAAGAAAACCTTAAAGATGCAGATGTGGTGATAGAATTTTCTAACCCTGAAGCAGCTTATCAAAATATACAAAATTGTTTAAACCTTTCCATTCCTGTTATTTGTGGAACCACAGGCTGGCTAGAGCATAAACCAGCTGTAGAAGCTTTGGCAAAAGAAAAGAGTACAGGATTTATATATGCTTCTAATTTTAGTTTAGGAGTAAATTTATTTTTTGCACTCAATAAAAAATTAGCTCAGATGATGAAAGGCTTCCCTGAATATGCTGTACAACTTGAGGAAATACATCACGTACATAAGCTAGATGCTCCTTCAGGAACTGCAATTACCATTGCAGAAGGAGTGATTGAAAATTCAGACTTCCAATCATGGAAATTAGAAGAAACCCAAGGTTCAACTCTAGGAATTAGATCTATCCGAGAAGGAGAAGTACCAGGAACTCATAGCGTGCATTATACTTCTACTGTAGATGAAATAGAGATTAAGCATACGGCTTTCAACCGAAAAGGCTTCGCTTTAGGAGCGGTTATTGCTGCTGAGTGGATTGTTGGTAAAGCAGGTGTATTCGAAATGAATGATGTTTTAGGTTTGTAA
- a CDS encoding DUF5683 domain-containing protein yields MRRLLFFCTLLMFHLTFAQVKQDSVPVSQKEELSIMENKSPEEIAQEIEKVNKRKIETISPTKAGLYSAILPGLGQMYNRKYWKIPIVWGAVGTGVGIAIWNQNQYNRYRKAFVASLNGQEHEFSNIPGVTSQVLGNIQDKSKRQRDYAIAITGLIYVLGIIDAVVDAHLAPMKADPDLALSPVLIYDQSETKPATPGLALRFKF; encoded by the coding sequence ATGAGAAGATTACTTTTTTTCTGTACCTTATTGATGTTTCATCTCACTTTTGCACAGGTGAAGCAGGATTCTGTTCCTGTTTCTCAAAAGGAAGAATTGTCTATAATGGAGAATAAATCTCCAGAGGAAATAGCCCAAGAAATAGAAAAGGTCAACAAAAGAAAAATAGAAACGATTAGCCCAACCAAAGCAGGTCTATATTCTGCTATACTACCAGGGCTTGGGCAAATGTACAATAGAAAATATTGGAAAATTCCTATTGTATGGGGAGCTGTAGGTACTGGGGTAGGAATAGCTATTTGGAATCAGAATCAATACAACAGATATAGAAAAGCTTTTGTAGCCTCCTTAAATGGTCAGGAGCATGAATTTTCTAACATCCCTGGAGTTACTTCTCAAGTTTTGGGGAATATTCAAGATAAATCAAAAAGACAAAGGGACTATGCAATAGCGATTACTGGGCTTATCTATGTTTTAGGAATTATAGATGCGGTGGTAGATGCCCATTTAGCACCAATGAAGGCGGATCCAGATTTGGCATTGTCTCCTGTATTAATTTACGATCAATCAGAAACCAAACCAGCAACACCAGGTTTGGCATTACGTTTTAAATTTTAA
- a CDS encoding ParB/RepB/Spo0J family partition protein has translation MKDKKRAMGRGLGAILSAEAKVTVNSASDDGAEKLVGNIFEVDIDDIFPNPHQPRLFFDEKALNDLAQSIKTLGIIQPITLKKDGDKFLIISGERRYRACKIAGLKSIPAYVRLVNDQELLEMALVENIQREDLDAIEVALTYHRLIEEIGLTQEDLSQRVGKERSTITNSLRLLKLTPEIQDAIRRGEISAGHGRSLLGVADAELQQQIFDKIIKENLSVRQTEELVSKLKNAHTEVAKKTVKELPNHLKRAQKSISDVFEGLNVEIKSSGKGNKGKIILDFASEEELEKILKVLGQ, from the coding sequence TTGAAAGATAAAAAAAGAGCCATGGGACGTGGGCTAGGTGCTATCCTAAGCGCTGAAGCCAAAGTAACAGTAAACTCTGCTTCAGATGATGGAGCAGAAAAATTAGTGGGCAATATTTTTGAAGTAGATATAGATGATATCTTCCCTAATCCGCATCAGCCCCGCTTATTTTTTGATGAAAAAGCACTGAATGATTTAGCACAATCCATAAAAACTTTAGGGATTATCCAACCTATTACCTTGAAAAAGGATGGAGATAAATTCCTCATTATTTCAGGGGAAAGACGTTACAGAGCTTGTAAAATTGCAGGCCTTAAATCTATCCCTGCCTATGTACGATTGGTAAACGACCAAGAGCTTCTGGAAATGGCTTTGGTGGAAAATATCCAAAGAGAAGATCTAGATGCTATTGAAGTGGCACTTACCTACCACCGATTGATAGAAGAAATAGGACTTACCCAAGAAGATCTTAGCCAAAGAGTAGGAAAGGAAAGAAGTACCATTACCAACTCTTTAAGATTGCTAAAGTTAACACCAGAAATACAAGATGCTATCAGAAGAGGGGAAATTTCTGCAGGGCATGGAAGGAGTCTTCTAGGAGTTGCCGATGCTGAATTACAACAACAGATTTTTGATAAAATTATAAAAGAAAATCTAAGTGTAAGACAGACGGAAGAACTGGTTTCTAAACTGAAAAATGCTCACACAGAAGTAGCTAAAAAAACAGTAAAAGAATTGCCTAACCACTTGAAAAGAGCCCAAAAATCTATCTCAGATGTTTTTGAAGGTCTAAATGTGGAAATTAAATCTTCAGGAAAAGGAAATAAAGGGAAAATCATTTTAGATTTTGCATCCGAAGAAGAATTAGAGAAAATATTGAAAGTACTAGGGCAATGA
- a CDS encoding ParA family protein translates to MGKIIGVANQKGGVGKTTTSVNLASALGVLEKKVLLIDADPQANATSGLGIEEAYNSTYNILEGSVDVRSCIQPTTSPNLHIIPSHIDLVAAEIELVDKEKREYMLKNALAEIKDEYDYIVIDCAPSLGLITINALTAADSVIIPIQCEYFALEGLGKLLNTIKNIQRIHNPELDIEGLLLTMYDSRLRLSNQVVEEVNSHFPDMVFETIINRNVRLSEAPSFGESIIMYDAESKGAIQYIQLAEEVLLKNETPTKKNKISLER, encoded by the coding sequence ATGGGTAAAATAATAGGAGTAGCCAATCAGAAAGGAGGAGTAGGAAAGACCACTACTTCCGTTAATTTGGCTTCAGCACTAGGAGTTTTAGAAAAGAAAGTCTTGTTAATTGATGCTGACCCACAGGCCAATGCAACATCGGGCTTGGGGATTGAAGAGGCGTATAACTCTACCTATAACATCTTGGAAGGTTCTGTTGATGTACGCAGTTGCATACAGCCTACCACGTCACCTAATTTGCATATCATCCCTTCTCATATAGATCTTGTTGCTGCAGAAATAGAGTTGGTAGACAAGGAAAAAAGAGAATACATGCTAAAGAATGCTTTGGCAGAAATAAAAGATGAATATGATTATATCGTGATCGACTGTGCTCCAAGTTTAGGGTTAATTACCATTAATGCGCTTACTGCTGCAGATTCGGTAATCATCCCAATTCAATGTGAGTATTTTGCCTTAGAAGGTTTGGGTAAATTGTTGAATACCATTAAAAATATACAAAGGATTCATAATCCCGAACTGGATATAGAAGGTCTTCTTCTTACAATGTACGACAGCAGATTAAGATTATCCAACCAAGTGGTAGAAGAGGTTAACTCGCATTTCCCAGATATGGTTTTTGAAACGATTATTAATAGAAATGTTAGGTTAAGTGAAGCGCCTAGCTTTGGTGAATCGATTATCATGTACGACGCTGAAAGTAAAGGAGCAATACAGTACATTCAGCTAGCAGAAGAAGTGTTGTTGAAAAATGAAACCCCAACCAAAAAGAATAAAATAAGCCTTGAAAGATAA